The DNA region aattatcaaTATATACTTTTCTTATCCTCAGCATCCTCAATtgcagaaaataaataaacaaatacacTCACATTCAATCTTATCCTCTTTATACTCAGCATCCTCAATTGCAGTTAAAAACAGTGAAGCTTTGTCTGGAAGGACAACACCATCATTAACCTGCAAAGCAAATGATTTCACCAATGAATAAAGaattcagcaagatcaatgaAGTTTTACAATCCAGAACTTGAAAAGGCAACTTACCAACCACTTATCACGAGCATAGAGAACAGTATCAAGCATGTTTTCAAACAACAAAAAATACCCCATCCACTCCGAGATAATAATGTCTACTTTGTCAACTGGAAGTTCAATCTCCTCAATCTTGCCTTTTAATACAGTAATGACTGCAGAAGTCGTAATATAAGAGTGACAAGATAAGATACAATGTAAAATGATAACAAACAAAGTATAAGAATTCACAAGTTAATGTCATCACCATCTGAAAGGCCATTTGTCTTGACAATTTCTTTTGCCATATCAGCCATTTGGGAGCATTCAACCTACACGAGGATAGTTTATTCTCTGTTTTACTTCAACAAATTACAAGATTATTTTACAGggaattcaaacaaataaactaaGTATGCTTACAGCATAAACATGTTTTGCTCCTCCTTTTGCGCAGAAAAGTGACAAAATCCCTGTCCCTGCACCCACATCAAGGACTATTTTGTCCTTGAATAGGAAATCATTCTTATATATAACACTCTGATATGTCTTTGTCCTTACAACATCCTTCAACATTTCCTGCACATCATCAGAGAATTCAATAttcattttgtttcaaaaagCCAGTAGACTACCCGCAGAAAAAGTTGAAAAGCCTGAAGATGCAGCAAACTTACTTCATGAATACCTGCAAACATCAACAACAAGAAGATCAATGAATGAACAGATAGAGTAATGACTAAGCAAGAAGAACAATGAATGAAATGAAACCCCCTTTTTTCTGAATCATATGTATACAGATAGAGTAAATCTGGAGTTGGGATGGATAACAAATGATTGTGTTACATGAAATGAAGTAATCATTAGTTTAAGAATAGAGGCAAAAAAATCGTTCGACAGTGAAAGTCAAGAATAGAGGAAAGGAACAAAGTTATGAATCCGTACCAAAGTGGGAGTAGGAGTCGAAGTAATAATCAGCACTGGTTTTATCGCTGCCAATGATAGAGTCGTTGGGGTCGGCCATGACTGAATCGTCCTCAAGGTGCAAGCTTCCGCTAACAGCTTGGTCCAGCGCAGCTTCTTGCTCCTCATCATCGTACTGAAACTTGATTTTCCTCGGCATCTGAGACTCGGAGTCTTCACTC from Impatiens glandulifera chromosome 5, dImpGla2.1, whole genome shotgun sequence includes:
- the LOC124937493 gene encoding probable protein arginine N-methyltransferase 1.2; translation: MSNNGSLGNPTSSTNDAMMRSEDSESQMPRKIKFQYDDEEQEAALDQAVSGSLHLEDDSVMADPNDSIIGSDKTSADYYFDSYSHFGIHEEMLKDVVRTKTYQSVIYKNDFLFKDKIVLDVGAGTGILSLFCAKGGAKHVYAVECSQMADMAKEIVKTNGLSDVITVLKGKIEEIELPVDKVDIIISEWMGYFLLFENMLDTVLYARDKWLVNDGVVLPDKASLFLTAIEDAEYKEDKIEFWNNVYGFNMGCIKNQAMMEPLVDTVDQKQIVTNCQLLKTMDISKMASGDASFTAPFKLVAERDDYIHAFVAYFDVSFTKCHKLMGFSTGPKSRSTHWKQTVLYLEDVITICEGESIVGSMSVAQNKKNPRDVDITVNYSLNGRRTTVSKTQSYRMR